In Rhodoligotrophos defluvii, a genomic segment contains:
- a CDS encoding cisplatin damage response ATP-dependent DNA ligase, whose amino-acid sequence MRAFSNLLNRLAFTPSRNGKLALLVAYLRETPDPDRGWAVAALTDGLFFRLPVRRLVTELIEPRVDPVLYGLSRDYVGDTAETVALIWPEPPKSHIARLPPPRLAEVVDAIASAHKSELTDLVAGWLDRLDAEGRWALLKLLTGALRVGVSARLAKTAIATYGGVEPADIEEVWHGISPPYVDLFAWLDAKGERPDPGAKPIFRPLMLAHPIEEGDWPNLKPEDYLAEWKWDGIRVQVAAKGDEVRLYSRAGDEISGSFPEVAIAFRGRHVVLDGELLVMRGGEIAPFNDLQQRLNRKTVTPSMITDYPAHVRLYDMLMEGDDDLRPLPLLERRQRLEEWHGLARVPRTDVSQLIAFDSFEALNRLWESSRENGIEGLMLKRRDSAYLAGRPKGYWWKWKRSPLTLDLVLMYAQRGSGKRSSYYSDYTFGAWRQRENGEDELVPVGKAYSGYTDEELLRLDRWIRNNTVDRFGPVRAVKPGIVLEVAFDSVHSSTRHKSGVAMRFPRIHRIRWDKPAEEADRLEALEKLIDGQGRA is encoded by the coding sequence ATGAGGGCGTTCTCGAACCTGCTGAACCGGCTGGCTTTCACGCCATCACGGAATGGCAAGCTTGCGCTGCTGGTGGCTTACTTGCGCGAGACGCCGGACCCGGACCGAGGCTGGGCGGTGGCGGCGTTGACCGACGGTCTGTTCTTCCGGTTGCCGGTGCGACGGCTGGTCACGGAGCTGATCGAGCCGCGAGTCGATCCGGTGCTCTATGGCCTCTCTCGCGACTATGTGGGCGATACGGCCGAGACGGTGGCGCTGATCTGGCCGGAGCCGCCGAAATCGCACATTGCGCGACTGCCGCCGCCGCGCCTGGCCGAGGTGGTGGACGCGATCGCATCGGCGCACAAGTCGGAGCTGACGGATCTGGTTGCGGGCTGGCTCGACCGGCTGGATGCGGAGGGTCGCTGGGCTCTGCTGAAGCTGCTGACCGGGGCGCTGCGCGTCGGTGTCTCCGCGCGCCTCGCCAAGACTGCCATTGCGACCTATGGCGGGGTCGAGCCGGCCGATATCGAAGAGGTCTGGCACGGCATTTCGCCGCCCTATGTGGACCTGTTCGCCTGGCTCGACGCCAAGGGTGAGCGCCCCGATCCCGGCGCCAAACCGATCTTCCGTCCCCTCATGCTGGCCCATCCGATCGAGGAGGGGGACTGGCCCAACCTCAAGCCGGAGGACTATCTGGCCGAATGGAAATGGGACGGCATCCGCGTGCAAGTCGCGGCCAAAGGCGACGAGGTGCGGCTTTATTCCCGTGCAGGTGACGAGATTTCCGGTAGCTTTCCCGAGGTGGCCATCGCTTTTCGGGGCCGGCACGTGGTGCTGGACGGCGAACTCCTGGTGATGCGCGGCGGCGAGATCGCGCCCTTCAACGATCTTCAGCAGCGGCTGAACCGGAAGACCGTCACCCCCAGCATGATCACGGACTACCCCGCCCATGTGCGCCTCTACGACATGCTGATGGAAGGCGACGACGACCTGCGCCCGCTACCGCTGCTCGAGCGGCGCCAGCGGCTCGAGGAATGGCACGGGCTGGCGCGGGTGCCGCGCACGGACGTCTCCCAGCTCATCGCCTTCGACAGCTTCGAGGCCCTGAACCGACTGTGGGAGAGCTCGCGGGAAAACGGCATCGAGGGCCTGATGCTCAAGCGCCGCGACAGCGCCTATCTCGCCGGGCGGCCCAAAGGCTATTGGTGGAAGTGGAAGCGCTCGCCGCTCACCCTCGATCTCGTGCTGATGTACGCCCAACGCGGCTCCGGGAAGCGGTCATCCTACTATTCCGATTACACGTTCGGTGCCTGGCGTCAGCGAGAAAACGGCGAGGACGAGCTGGTGCCGGTGGGCAAGGCCTATTCCGGCTACACGGACGAGGAGCTGTTGCGGCTCGACCGCTGGATCCGCAACAACACGGTGGACCGGTTCGGGCCGGTGCGGGCGGTGAAGCCGGGCATCGTGCTTGAGGTTGCCTTCGATTCCGTGCATTCCTCCACCCGCCACAAGTCCGGGGTTGCCATGCGCTTTCCGAGAATTCACCGCATCCGCTGGGACAAGCCGGCCGAGGAGGCGGACCGCCTGGAGGCGCTGGAGAAGCTCATCGATGGCCAAGGACGTGCCTGA
- a CDS encoding ligase-associated DNA damage response exonuclease: MTNTPVRSWLYTTSEGLYCAPGQFFIDPRMAVDRAVITHGHSDHARPGHGAVLATAETIAVMKARYGAFAGGNFEPLAYGHAIDVNGVSVRLVPAGHILGSAQVVMEWGGKRAVVSGDYKREADPTCAPFELVTCDVFVTEATFGLPVFRHEPAEKEAARLLASLSMVPERTHLLGAYSLGKAQRMIAVLRSLGYDRPIYLHGAMVALCTLYQTLGIDLGMLVPVNEAGGERLAGDRLAGEIVIAPPSALNDRWSRRLAEPLTVFASGWMRVRGRARQRGVELPLVVSDHADWDALVETIAETEAEEIWVTHGRDDALVHQIGKMGRRGRALALIGYEDEDE, from the coding sequence ATGACCAACACACCCGTCCGCAGCTGGCTCTATACAACGTCCGAGGGGCTGTATTGCGCCCCGGGGCAGTTTTTCATCGACCCGCGCATGGCGGTGGACCGCGCGGTGATCACCCATGGCCACAGCGACCATGCCCGGCCAGGCCATGGCGCGGTGCTGGCCACCGCGGAAACCATAGCGGTGATGAAGGCGCGCTATGGCGCGTTCGCCGGCGGCAATTTCGAGCCGCTGGCTTATGGCCACGCCATCGATGTGAATGGGGTGTCCGTGCGGCTAGTGCCGGCGGGGCACATTCTCGGCAGCGCGCAGGTGGTGATGGAATGGGGCGGCAAGCGCGCTGTGGTTTCCGGCGACTATAAGCGCGAGGCTGACCCGACCTGTGCGCCGTTCGAGCTGGTGACCTGCGACGTGTTCGTGACCGAGGCCACCTTCGGCCTGCCGGTGTTCCGGCACGAGCCGGCGGAAAAAGAAGCCGCGCGCCTTCTTGCCTCGCTGAGCATGGTACCGGAGCGCACCCATCTGCTCGGCGCCTACAGCCTGGGCAAGGCGCAACGCATGATCGCCGTGCTTCGCAGTCTGGGCTATGACCGGCCCATCTACCTCCACGGCGCCATGGTCGCGCTGTGCACCCTCTACCAGACCCTCGGCATCGATCTCGGCATGCTCGTGCCGGTGAACGAGGCTGGCGGAGAGCGATTAGCCGGGGACCGGCTGGCCGGAGAGATCGTGATCGCGCCCCCATCGGCCCTCAACGACCGCTGGTCGCGTCGGCTTGCAGAGCCGCTGACCGTGTTCGCCTCGGGATGGATGCGGGTGCGCGGGCGGGCACGCCAGCGCGGTGTCGAACTGCCGCTGGTGGTTTCGGACCACGCGGACTGGGATGCCCTGGTCGAGACCATTGCCGAGACGGAGGCCGAGGAGATCTGGGTGACCCATGGCCGTGACGATGCCCTGGTGCACCAGATCGGCAAGATGGGACGCCGAGGCCGGGCGCTCGCCCTGATCGGCTACGAGGACGAGGACGAATGA
- a CDS encoding M48 family metallopeptidase: MGLLRRSQPRASGLQVAGLTIDDVTVLVKIRRNARARRMILRLAPDGDGVVLTLPPRVSEQDGLAFARRNSNWILSRLNDQAERVEFHPGQILPFRGEPHVISHGARARGLVHADYSGGEARLVVHGEIAHLARRLADWLKRQAKAELAAASDRYAQAMGVRYRRLAVRDQKSRWGSCTSDGRLSYSWRLILTPPHVLDYVAAHEVAHLIEMNHSDRFWAVVALHCPHWREARRWLKTNGAALHRYGA, translated from the coding sequence ATGGGCCTCCTGCGCCGGTCACAGCCCAGAGCGAGCGGCCTGCAGGTCGCCGGCCTCACGATCGACGACGTGACCGTGCTGGTCAAGATTCGCCGCAATGCGAGGGCGCGCCGCATGATTCTGCGGCTTGCGCCCGACGGCGACGGCGTGGTGCTCACCTTGCCGCCGCGGGTGAGCGAGCAGGACGGGCTGGCCTTCGCCAGGCGCAACAGCAATTGGATCCTGTCGCGCCTAAACGATCAGGCCGAGCGGGTGGAATTCCACCCCGGGCAGATCCTGCCGTTCAGGGGCGAACCGCATGTCATCAGCCATGGCGCCCGGGCGCGTGGGCTGGTGCATGCCGATTATTCCGGCGGCGAGGCGCGGCTTGTGGTGCATGGCGAGATAGCGCATCTGGCGCGCCGGCTTGCGGACTGGCTGAAGAGGCAGGCCAAGGCTGAGCTTGCCGCCGCCTCGGACCGCTATGCGCAGGCCATGGGCGTCCGCTACCGGCGTCTGGCCGTCCGCGACCAGAAGAGCCGGTGGGGCTCGTGTACATCGGACGGGCGCCTGTCCTATTCCTGGCGGCTGATTCTCACCCCGCCTCATGTGCTCGACTATGTGGCCGCGCATGAAGTCGCCCATCTCATCGAAATGAATCACAGCGATCGGTTCTGGGCCGTGGTGGCTCTGCATTGTCCTCATTGGCGGGAGGCAAGGCGCTGGCTGAAGACCAACGGGGCGGCGCTGCATCGCTACGGCGCTTGA
- a CDS encoding polyhydroxyalkanoate depolymerase, which translates to MLYYLYEMNHAAVAPWRAAANASRMLWNAPLNPLAATYFGRAITAGLDVFERITRRYGKPAFGIDEMVVNGKTVAIEEEVVWRKPFCNLLHFKKKARLKQPKLLIVAPMSGHFATLLRGTVRTMVQDHDVYITDWADARQVPLSLGRFDLDDYVDYLIQMLRLLGPDTAVMAVCQPSVPVLAAVSLMADAKDPNVPGAMVLMGGPIDTRRNPTEVNKLASQHDIEWFRNNVISTVPFGNPGFMRQVYPGFLQLTGFMTMNLDRHISAHRNLFWHLVQGDGDSAEKHDEFYDEYLSVMDLTAEFYLQTVENVFIKHQLPKGELTHRGRPVRPEAITKTALMTVEGELDDISGVGQTEAAHDLCRNIPAERRLHHLQRGVGHYGVFNGSRFNAQIAPRITQFIRDNLPA; encoded by the coding sequence TTGCTGTATTACCTCTACGAGATGAACCACGCTGCGGTCGCGCCGTGGCGGGCGGCAGCGAATGCCAGCCGGATGCTGTGGAATGCGCCGCTGAACCCGCTGGCGGCAACCTATTTCGGCCGGGCTATCACCGCCGGGCTCGACGTTTTCGAGCGCATCACCCGTCGCTACGGCAAGCCGGCCTTCGGCATCGACGAGATGGTGGTCAACGGCAAGACCGTCGCGATCGAGGAAGAGGTCGTCTGGCGCAAGCCATTCTGCAACTTGCTGCATTTCAAGAAGAAGGCGAGGCTGAAGCAGCCAAAGCTGCTGATCGTCGCGCCGATGTCCGGGCATTTCGCGACCCTGCTGCGCGGCACCGTGCGCACCATGGTGCAAGACCATGACGTCTACATTACGGACTGGGCCGATGCCCGGCAGGTACCCTTGTCGCTCGGGCGATTCGATCTCGACGACTATGTGGATTACCTCATCCAGATGCTGCGGCTGCTCGGGCCGGACACCGCCGTCATGGCGGTGTGCCAACCCTCGGTGCCGGTTCTCGCGGCGGTATCGCTGATGGCGGATGCCAAGGACCCGAACGTGCCCGGGGCCATGGTGCTCATGGGTGGCCCGATCGACACCCGCCGCAATCCGACAGAGGTCAACAAGCTGGCCTCCCAGCACGACATCGAATGGTTCCGCAACAACGTCATCAGCACGGTGCCGTTCGGCAATCCCGGGTTCATGCGCCAAGTCTATCCCGGCTTTCTCCAGCTCACCGGCTTCATGACCATGAATCTGGACCGGCACATCTCCGCGCATCGGAATCTGTTCTGGCATCTGGTCCAGGGCGATGGAGACAGCGCCGAGAAGCACGACGAATTCTATGACGAATATCTGTCGGTTATGGATCTGACCGCGGAATTCTATCTCCAGACGGTCGAGAACGTGTTCATAAAGCACCAGCTGCCCAAAGGCGAGCTCACCCACCGCGGCCGCCCGGTGCGGCCCGAAGCAATCACCAAGACGGCGCTGATGACGGTGGAGGGCGAGCTCGATGACATCTCCGGGGTGGGCCAGACCGAGGCGGCACATGACCTGTGCAGAAACATTCCCGCCGAGCGGCGGCTGCATCACCTGCAACGGGGTGTCGGCCACTATGGCGTGTTCAACGGCTCGCGCTTCAATGCGCAGATCGCTCCGCGCATAACGCAGTTCATCCGAGACAACCTGCCTGCCTGA
- a CDS encoding SCO family protein has protein sequence MTRQNTLLLIAIALIVIAATGVAVPWLLSPAQQGSQVTGTALVGGPFELTDQDGKRVTDKDFRGKFMLVYFGYTFCPDVCPTELQAMTTAVTRLGEDAKRVQPIFITVDPERDTVEQMKTYVSNFDGGLIGLTGSTEDIVKATQAYRIYFAKVKDESSSAEYLMDHTSLVFLMDENGTFRRVFSYGTDADTMAKGIKEELAKS, from the coding sequence ATGACCAGACAGAACACCCTTCTGCTCATTGCGATCGCGCTGATCGTCATCGCGGCGACCGGGGTTGCCGTGCCGTGGCTGCTGTCGCCCGCGCAGCAAGGCTCGCAGGTCACGGGCACGGCGCTGGTCGGCGGCCCGTTCGAACTCACCGACCAGGACGGCAAGCGGGTCACCGACAAGGACTTCCGCGGCAAGTTCATGCTCGTCTATTTCGGCTACACCTTTTGCCCGGATGTTTGCCCGACCGAGCTGCAGGCCATGACCACGGCGGTTACCCGCCTTGGGGAAGACGCCAAGCGCGTGCAGCCCATCTTCATCACCGTGGACCCCGAGCGGGACACGGTCGAGCAGATGAAGACCTATGTTTCCAATTTCGATGGCGGCCTCATCGGCTTGACCGGCTCTACGGAAGATATCGTCAAGGCGACCCAGGCCTACCGCATCTATTTCGCCAAGGTGAAGGACGAAAGCTCGTCCGCCGAATATCTGATGGACCACACCAGCCTCGTCTTCCTCATGGACGAGAACGGCACGTTCAGGCGCGTGTTCTCCTACGGCACGGACGCCGATACCATGGCCAAGGGCATCAAAGAAGAGCTGGCAAAGTCCTGA
- a CDS encoding ABC transporter permease — protein MTDTPQQRPFALPRLRHATGFSLPRVGALVLRYLYLLRASWPRLFDLIYWPTVQLLMWGFLQIYLAQQSGALAQAVGILLGSALLWDVLFRGQLGFTISFLEEMYSRNLGHLMVSPLRPTEFITALMVMSVIRVWIGLLPVTFLAWAYFGFNVYSMGLWLVAFFLNLILTSWAVGLFVCGLLLRYGLGAENIAWSLMFLFMPLACVYYPVSVLPDWLQPISLALAPTYVFEGMRSLLLHGVVRPDLMVSALALNALYFAIGAASFAWFHRDARRRGQLLSLGE, from the coding sequence ATGACCGACACTCCGCAGCAACGACCGTTCGCACTGCCCCGGCTGCGCCATGCGACCGGCTTTTCCCTGCCGCGCGTAGGCGCCTTGGTGCTGCGCTACCTCTATCTCCTCCGCGCCTCATGGCCGCGCCTGTTCGATCTGATCTATTGGCCGACGGTGCAGCTGCTCATGTGGGGCTTCCTGCAGATCTACCTAGCCCAGCAGAGCGGGGCGCTTGCGCAGGCGGTGGGCATCCTGCTCGGCTCGGCGCTGCTGTGGGACGTGCTGTTCCGGGGCCAGCTCGGGTTCACCATCTCGTTCCTGGAAGAGATGTATTCCCGCAATCTGGGGCATCTCATGGTCAGTCCGTTGCGCCCCACCGAGTTCATCACCGCGCTCATGGTGATGAGCGTCATCCGGGTGTGGATCGGGCTTCTGCCGGTCACCTTTCTTGCCTGGGCCTATTTCGGCTTCAATGTCTACAGCATGGGCCTGTGGCTGGTCGCCTTCTTCCTCAATCTCATCCTCACGAGCTGGGCGGTGGGCCTGTTCGTGTGCGGATTGCTGCTGCGCTACGGGCTTGGGGCCGAGAACATCGCCTGGAGCCTGATGTTCCTGTTCATGCCGCTGGCTTGCGTCTATTATCCGGTCAGCGTTCTGCCGGACTGGCTGCAGCCGATTTCCCTGGCGCTTGCCCCGACTTACGTGTTCGAGGGCATGCGCAGCCTGCTGCTGCACGGGGTGGTGCGGCCGGACCTGATGGTCAGCGCGCTTGCCCTCAATGCGCTCTATTTCGCCATCGGCGCGGCAAGCTTTGCCTGGTTTCACCGCGATGCGCGCCGGCGAGGACAACTGCTTTCGCTCGGCGAGTGA
- a CDS encoding ABC transporter ATP-binding protein codes for MPQTHDHAAIRVVDLVKRYGSVTAVDGISFTVPRGSITGLLGGNGAGKTTTIGMLLGLVLPTSGTIEVLGIDIVHDRYRVLPYMNFESPYVEMPLRLTVRQNLTVYGRLYGVPDLEKRIAQLAEELDLGSFIDRASGKLSAGQKTRVSLAKALINQPLVLLLDEPTASLDPDTADWVRGHLQAYCRGRGATMLLASHNMAEVERLCDNVLMTKQGRIVDTGSPADLIRRYGRENMEEVFLDVARGNHLTAAS; via the coding sequence GTGCCTCAAACACATGACCACGCCGCGATAAGGGTCGTCGACCTGGTGAAGCGCTATGGGAGCGTCACCGCCGTCGACGGCATCAGCTTCACGGTGCCGCGCGGATCGATCACCGGCCTGCTCGGCGGCAATGGCGCCGGCAAGACCACCACCATCGGTATGCTGCTCGGCTTGGTGCTGCCCACATCAGGCACCATCGAGGTTCTCGGCATCGATATCGTGCACGACCGCTATCGCGTCCTGCCATATATGAATTTCGAGAGCCCCTATGTCGAGATGCCGCTGCGGCTCACCGTGCGCCAGAACCTGACGGTGTACGGCCGGCTCTATGGGGTTCCCGACCTCGAGAAGCGCATCGCGCAGCTGGCGGAAGAACTCGACCTCGGCAGCTTCATCGACCGGGCCAGCGGCAAGCTCTCCGCCGGGCAGAAGACGCGGGTGAGCCTGGCCAAGGCGCTGATCAACCAACCGTTGGTCCTGCTTCTGGACGAGCCCACGGCTTCGCTCGACCCGGATACGGCAGATTGGGTGCGCGGGCATCTGCAAGCCTATTGCCGGGGCAGGGGGGCCACCATGCTGCTCGCCTCCCACAACATGGCGGAGGTGGAGCGGCTGTGCGACAATGTTCTGATGACCAAGCAAGGGCGCATTGTGGATACGGGAAGTCCGGCTGATCTCATCCGCCGCTATGGGCGCGAGAATATGGAGGAGGTTTTCCTCGATGTCGCCCGCGGCAATCACCTGACTGCCGCATCATGA
- a CDS encoding ActS/PrrB/RegB family redox-sensitive histidine kinase yields the protein MKPIRVLTQGAAPVDTAVVGQTFHDSGGRLRLQTLVRLRWLAVSGQSAAVLAVYFWLGFHLPLGLCLGVIALSAWLNIWLGLKWPSTLRLSDRYAAMLLGYDVVQLAVLLYLTGGLQNPFAFLFVVPVSVSASSLPVERTVALSALCLGAVSLLTVYHMPLPWYPGQPLELPRLYVAGMWTAVVSGTVFAALYSRFIAEEARRMSAALSATEMALAREQKLSALDGLAAAAAHELGTPLATIALVAKELRREMPDDERFREDLELLSSQTERCRVILARLANQDAVGDHVFDRLRLKVMIQECAEPVSGSDVEVVVDCRPAPYVEGQDAAEPVFLRSPGIRYGLGNLLDNAVDFAQKRVEIEARWDAERVVVTLRDDGPGFAQDIMDKIGEPYVTSRRGAFDRGDGGHDGMGLGFFIAKTLLERSGATVTLANRPPPDHGATVRIEWQRNEIDLLRTNPGMQA from the coding sequence TTGAAACCAATCAGAGTCCTGACGCAAGGGGCGGCTCCCGTCGATACTGCTGTCGTCGGACAAACCTTCCATGACAGTGGCGGGCGGCTGCGCCTGCAGACGCTGGTGCGCCTGCGCTGGCTCGCTGTTTCCGGCCAGTCGGCGGCGGTGCTTGCGGTCTATTTTTGGCTGGGCTTTCATCTGCCGCTGGGATTGTGCCTGGGTGTCATCGCCCTCTCGGCCTGGCTCAACATCTGGCTGGGTCTCAAATGGCCCTCCACCCTGCGCCTCAGCGACCGCTATGCCGCGATGCTCTTAGGCTACGACGTGGTTCAGCTCGCCGTGCTGCTCTATCTCACTGGCGGCCTGCAGAACCCCTTCGCTTTCCTCTTCGTGGTGCCGGTTTCCGTTTCGGCCTCGAGCCTGCCCGTGGAGCGCACCGTCGCGCTGAGCGCCCTGTGCCTGGGCGCGGTCTCGCTGCTCACGGTCTATCACATGCCGTTGCCCTGGTATCCCGGCCAGCCTTTGGAGCTGCCGCGGCTTTACGTGGCCGGGATGTGGACGGCCGTCGTGTCCGGCACGGTCTTCGCGGCGCTCTACTCCCGGTTCATCGCGGAGGAGGCCCGGCGCATGTCGGCCGCCCTGTCGGCCACCGAAATGGCGCTGGCACGGGAACAGAAGCTCTCGGCTCTGGACGGGCTGGCCGCCGCCGCTGCCCACGAGCTGGGTACGCCGCTCGCCACCATCGCGCTGGTTGCCAAGGAGCTTCGCCGGGAAATGCCGGACGACGAGCGCTTTCGCGAGGATCTCGAGCTTCTGTCGAGCCAGACGGAGCGTTGCCGGGTCATTCTCGCGCGCCTTGCCAACCAGGATGCGGTGGGCGACCACGTCTTCGACCGGCTGCGGCTCAAGGTCATGATCCAGGAATGCGCCGAGCCGGTGAGCGGCAGCGATGTGGAGGTGGTGGTGGACTGCCGCCCCGCACCCTACGTCGAGGGGCAGGATGCTGCCGAGCCGGTGTTCCTGCGCAGTCCCGGCATCCGCTATGGTCTTGGCAATCTCCTCGATAACGCGGTCGATTTCGCCCAGAAACGCGTTGAGATCGAGGCGCGCTGGGATGCCGAGCGGGTGGTGGTGACGCTGCGGGACGACGGCCCCGGCTTTGCCCAGGACATCATGGACAAGATCGGCGAGCCCTATGTGACCAGCCGGCGCGGCGCTTTCGACCGTGGCGACGGCGGCCATGACGGCATGGGGCTGGGCTTCTTCATCGCGAAGACGCTGCTGGAGCGTTCAGGCGCCACCGTCACTTTGGCCAACAGACCGCCGCCGGACCATGGGGCCACGGTTCGCATCGAGTGGCAACGCAACGAAATCGATCTCCTGAGGACGAATCCAGGCATGCAGGCTTGA
- a CDS encoding ActR/PrrA/RegA family redox response regulator transcription factor, whose protein sequence is MIEQNSDQASGRDRTLLIVDDDKPFLTRLGRAMESRGFSVEIAETVAEGVDRVAKLPPAYAVVDMRLEDGNGLDVIEALHKARPDARAIVLTGYGNIATAVNAIKLGAVDYLAKPADADDVYNALVADGDIKAPPPENPMSADRVRWEHIQRVYELCGRNVSETARRLNMHRRTLQRILAKRAPR, encoded by the coding sequence ATGATCGAACAGAACAGCGACCAGGCATCTGGCCGCGACCGCACCTTGCTCATCGTCGATGACGACAAGCCGTTCCTCACCCGTCTCGGCCGGGCGATGGAATCCCGCGGCTTTTCCGTCGAAATCGCGGAGACCGTGGCCGAGGGCGTCGATCGCGTCGCCAAGCTGCCGCCGGCCTATGCGGTGGTGGACATGCGGCTCGAGGACGGCAACGGGCTCGACGTAATCGAGGCGCTGCACAAGGCGCGGCCCGATGCGCGCGCCATCGTGCTCACCGGCTATGGGAACATCGCCACCGCCGTGAACGCCATCAAGCTTGGTGCAGTGGATTATCTGGCCAAGCCGGCCGATGCGGACGACGTGTATAATGCCTTGGTCGCCGATGGCGACATCAAGGCGCCACCGCCGGAGAATCCGATGTCGGCCGACCGGGTCCGGTGGGAACACATCCAGCGCGTCTATGAGCTGTGCGGCCGCAATGTGTCCGAGACGGCCCGCCGGCTGAACATGCACCGCCGCACCCTCCAGCGCATCCTCGCCAAGCGCGCGCCACGCTGA
- the tsaB gene encoding tRNA (adenosine(37)-N6)-threonylcarbamoyltransferase complex dimerization subunit type 1 TsaB, translated as MRILALDTAMNACSVAVVDAADEALTVLAVRSEPMERGHAEALIPMVGEAMSAAGLTFAELDRVAVTIGPGSFTGTRIGVSAAHGYALARGIPAAGVTTLQAVALTTRGLYPDDRDIIVLFDAQRGEVYGQAFRGPFCVPIAEPAAYTVAGAMQLLPRGSCILAGSGAHLLAQASRRGNLALADVSSLPDPVCVARLGLHARDQAMPLYLRPPDAKPQAPQILRAG; from the coding sequence ATGCGCATCCTGGCTCTCGATACCGCCATGAACGCGTGCTCCGTGGCGGTGGTTGATGCGGCGGACGAAGCGCTGACGGTTCTGGCGGTGCGCAGTGAGCCGATGGAACGGGGTCATGCCGAGGCGCTGATCCCGATGGTGGGCGAGGCCATGTCGGCGGCCGGCCTCACCTTTGCGGAGCTCGACCGGGTGGCAGTCACCATCGGTCCCGGCAGCTTCACCGGCACCCGAATCGGCGTTTCGGCGGCACACGGCTACGCGCTGGCCAGAGGCATACCGGCCGCTGGGGTCACCACGCTCCAGGCGGTCGCCCTGACCACCAGGGGTCTCTACCCCGACGACCGAGACATCATCGTTCTGTTCGATGCACAGCGCGGCGAAGTCTATGGCCAGGCGTTCCGCGGGCCGTTTTGCGTGCCGATCGCAGAGCCAGCCGCCTATACCGTGGCCGGCGCCATGCAGCTGCTGCCCCGCGGCAGCTGCATTTTGGCCGGCTCCGGCGCTCACCTCCTGGCGCAAGCGTCCCGCCGCGGCAATCTCGCGCTTGCGGACGTGAGCAGCCTGCCAGACCCGGTTTGTGTCGCGCGTCTCGGCCTGCATGCGAGAGACCAGGCAATGCCGCTCTACCTGCGCCCGCCCGATGCCAAGCCGCAAGCGCCGCAGATCCTTCGGGCAGGTTGA
- a CDS encoding GNAT family N-acetyltransferase, with the protein MCASGSWVIGAAGAADIPLLAQLHGDCFADAWSSADFAKLLAMPGTLGLIANRRGQPEGFALLRHTGEEAEILTIGVLPAARRKGLGRALLATALDCAAKLSARDVFIEVDIHNAPALALYRALGFAECGRRRGYYHYRDGTVADALIMRWRGPLAGGA; encoded by the coding sequence TTGTGCGCATCCGGCTCATGGGTGATTGGGGCAGCCGGCGCAGCTGACATTCCCCTGCTCGCGCAGCTTCATGGGGACTGCTTTGCCGATGCGTGGAGCAGCGCGGATTTCGCGAAGCTTCTGGCCATGCCTGGAACGCTCGGGCTCATCGCCAACCGCCGCGGCCAGCCGGAGGGATTCGCCTTGCTTCGCCACACCGGAGAGGAGGCGGAAATCCTGACCATCGGCGTTCTGCCAGCCGCACGCCGCAAGGGGCTCGGGCGAGCGCTGCTCGCAACCGCGCTCGACTGTGCGGCGAAGCTTTCCGCCCGCGACGTCTTCATCGAGGTCGACATCCACAATGCTCCGGCCCTGGCGCTGTATCGAGCGCTGGGCTTCGCCGAATGCGGCCGGCGCCGCGGCTATTATCATTATCGCGACGGAACGGTGGCGGATGCGCTCATCATGCGCTGGCGCGGGCCCCTGGCGGGCGGCGCCTGA
- a CDS encoding Fur family transcriptional regulator: MEEQTSIEQRCIEKGLRMTDQRRTIARVLAEATDHPDVEELHRRAAAVDERISLATVYRTVKLFEDEGILDRHDFRDGRARYEQASETHHDHLIDVESGDIIEFRDEEIERLQELIARRLGYRLIDHRLELFAVPLKPDENN; the protein is encoded by the coding sequence ATGGAGGAGCAGACCAGCATAGAGCAGCGGTGCATCGAAAAAGGACTGCGGATGACCGACCAGCGGCGCACCATCGCGCGGGTGCTGGCGGAGGCGACCGACCATCCTGATGTTGAGGAGCTGCATCGCCGCGCCGCGGCCGTCGATGAACGCATCTCGCTGGCGACTGTCTATCGCACGGTGAAGCTGTTCGAAGACGAAGGCATACTCGACCGGCATGACTTCCGGGACGGCCGTGCCCGCTATGAGCAGGCGTCCGAGACCCATCATGACCATCTGATCGACGTTGAATCCGGCGATATCATCGAGTTCCGCGACGAGGAGATCGAGCGCCTGCAGGAGCTGATCGCCCGCAGGCTCGGTTATCGCCTGATCGATCACAGGCTGGAGCTGTTCGCGGTGCCACTGAAGCCGGATGAAAACAACTGA